One genomic segment of Rhizobium gallicum bv. gallicum R602sp includes these proteins:
- a CDS encoding SDR family oxidoreductase, with product MAEQRTIIVTGCSSGIGAYCARALKVDGWRVFAAVRKQADLGPLQDEGIEAFLMDYTRSDTISDFVRDVAEASGGRIDAVFNNGAYGQPGAVEDLTTDVLRAQFETNFFGWHELTRQILPLMRRRGSGRIVQCSSILGVVPYRFRGAYTASKFALEGLSITLRMELQGSGIHVCLIEPGPIASRFTANALAKFNEHVDIRNSVHAADYRRQLARLDGTGPKNRHKLQPAAVYTVLKHALNSNSPKPHYPVTTPAKQGMFLKRLIPADLFYRLMRWTD from the coding sequence ATGGCGGAGCAGCGCACCATCATCGTGACTGGATGCTCATCTGGCATCGGTGCCTATTGCGCGCGAGCCCTGAAGGTCGACGGCTGGCGCGTTTTTGCAGCGGTCAGAAAACAAGCCGACCTCGGACCGCTGCAGGATGAGGGCATCGAAGCCTTCCTGATGGACTATACGCGGTCGGATACGATCAGTGATTTTGTTCGCGATGTAGCCGAGGCAAGCGGCGGGCGCATCGACGCAGTTTTCAACAACGGCGCCTACGGCCAGCCCGGCGCGGTCGAGGATTTAACGACAGACGTGCTGCGAGCGCAGTTCGAAACGAATTTCTTCGGCTGGCATGAATTGACACGGCAAATACTGCCTCTGATGCGAAGGCGCGGCTCGGGCCGCATCGTACAATGCTCGTCCATTCTGGGCGTCGTGCCCTATCGTTTTCGCGGCGCCTACACCGCTTCGAAGTTTGCGCTCGAGGGGCTGAGCATCACGCTGCGCATGGAACTTCAGGGCAGCGGCATCCACGTGTGCCTGATCGAACCAGGCCCGATTGCCTCGCGCTTTACCGCCAACGCGCTCGCGAAGTTCAATGAACACGTCGACATCCGCAATTCGGTGCATGCGGCAGATTACCGCCGACAACTCGCGCGTCTTGACGGGACTGGCCCGAAGAATCGACATAAGCTTCAACCCGCCGCCGTCTATACTGTGTTGAAACACGCATTGAACTCGAACAGTCCGAAGCCACATTATCCTGTAACGACACCGGCAAAACAGGGCATGTTCTTGAAGAGGCTGATTCCGGCGGACCTTTTTTATCGCCTGATGCGCTGGACCGACTAA
- a CDS encoding twin transmembrane helix small protein, which yields MSTATYILAIIIMGLVALVLVRGLFNMMKGGDANTSNKLMQLRVLLQAIAVILIMLTLWLTGGGRPT from the coding sequence ATGTCCACGGCCACTTATATTCTCGCGATCATCATCATGGGCCTCGTCGCGCTCGTGTTGGTCCGCGGCCTCTTCAACATGATGAAGGGCGGCGACGCGAACACTTCCAACAAGCTGATGCAGCTCCGCGTATTGCTGCAGGCGATCGCTGTGATCCTGATCATGCTGACCCTCTGGCTGACAGGAGGTGGCCGCCCTACTTAA
- a CDS encoding cob(I)yrinic acid a,c-diamide adenosyltransferase, with amino-acid sequence MVTLNKIYTKTGDDGTTALVCGPRRLKYDLRVEAYGTIDEVNSAIGVARLHMQGMPVLERMLTLIQNDLFDLGADLATPDDGKPPVHEPLRIIDTQVARIETEIDELNADLQPLKSFVLPGGHSAAAYLHLARTIARRAERLMVELARTEGEIVSGAALKYVNRLSDFLFVAARHANDRGNADVLWVPGKNR; translated from the coding sequence ATGGTAACACTCAACAAGATCTACACGAAGACCGGCGACGACGGCACGACGGCGCTCGTTTGCGGGCCGCGCCGTCTCAAGTACGACCTGCGCGTGGAAGCCTATGGCACGATCGACGAGGTCAACTCCGCAATCGGCGTCGCAAGACTGCACATGCAAGGCATGCCGGTTCTTGAAAGAATGCTGACGCTGATCCAGAACGACCTCTTCGACCTCGGCGCTGACCTTGCGACACCCGACGACGGCAAGCCGCCGGTCCACGAGCCGTTGCGCATCATCGATACGCAGGTGGCGCGGATCGAGACCGAGATCGATGAACTGAATGCCGATCTGCAACCCTTGAAATCTTTCGTTCTGCCCGGCGGTCATTCGGCAGCTGCCTATCTTCATTTGGCGCGCACAATCGCGCGCCGCGCAGAAAGGTTGATGGTGGAACTTGCCCGCACGGAGGGCGAAATCGTCAGCGGAGCGGCCCTGAAATATGTCAACCGGCTTTCGGACTTCCTCTTCGTTGCCGCGCGCCACGCCAATGACCGCGGCAACGCGGATGTGCTTTGGGTTCCTGGAAAAAACAGATAG
- a CDS encoding rhomboid family intramembrane serine protease, with amino-acid sequence MFIPLHDANTLKHIKVQWVTLGLIGMNIAVWLFTGFFAPEQTAQATSVGLGYIPAVSFDYATLAPGLAIVPEPLTYITHAFVHAGFWHLVSNMIFLWVFGDNVEDAMGHLRFLIFYLVCGAFGALCHGLLVSESQAPLVGASGAISGVVAAYVILHPRVKIWVLVFFRVPLPLPAFVPLLLWIGQQFFMLLVDPDGNVSWGAHAGGIVAGAVLVFFMRRKGVPLFDREIVTPRAVFSTPAVRRAVVAADDGAPGH; translated from the coding sequence ATGTTCATACCGCTGCACGACGCCAATACGCTGAAACACATCAAGGTCCAGTGGGTGACGCTGGGCTTGATCGGCATGAACATTGCCGTCTGGCTTTTCACCGGCTTCTTCGCCCCGGAACAGACGGCTCAGGCGACATCAGTCGGCCTGGGCTACATACCGGCGGTCTCCTTTGACTATGCAACACTTGCACCCGGCCTCGCGATTGTTCCCGAGCCGCTGACCTACATCACCCATGCTTTTGTGCATGCCGGCTTCTGGCACCTCGTTTCCAACATGATCTTCCTCTGGGTCTTCGGCGATAATGTCGAGGATGCCATGGGCCATCTCCGCTTCCTGATCTTTTATCTCGTTTGCGGCGCCTTCGGCGCGCTTTGCCATGGCCTGCTCGTGTCGGAATCGCAGGCGCCGCTGGTCGGCGCCTCAGGTGCGATCTCAGGGGTGGTTGCTGCCTATGTCATCCTTCACCCGCGCGTGAAAATCTGGGTGCTGGTCTTCTTCCGTGTTCCATTGCCGCTTCCTGCCTTCGTGCCGCTGCTGCTTTGGATCGGCCAGCAGTTCTTCATGCTGCTTGTCGATCCGGACGGCAATGTTTCCTGGGGCGCCCATGCCGGCGGCATCGTCGCCGGCGCTGTTCTCGTCTTCTTCATGCGCCGCAAGGGTGTGCCGCTGTTCGACCGCGAGATCGTCACGCCCCGCGCCGTTTTCAGCACGCCCGCTGTGAGGCGGGCGGTCGTCGCCGCTGACGACGGAGCGCCCGGACACTGA
- a CDS encoding electron transfer flavoprotein subunit beta/FixA family protein encodes MKILVPVKRVVDYNVKIRVKPDGTGVELANVKMSMNPFDEISVEEALRLKEAGKAEEVVVVSIGPAKAEETLRTALAMGADRAILVETDETVEPLAVAKILKGVAAAEQPGLIIVGKQAIDDDSNQTGQMLAALLGSAQATFASKIEITDGKATVTREVDGGLQTIDIKLPAVVTTDLRLNEPRYASLPNIMKAKKKPLDRQSPSDFGVSTTPRLKVLKTEEPSGRKAGVKVKSVAELVEKLRTEAGVL; translated from the coding sequence ATGAAAATTCTCGTCCCCGTGAAGCGGGTGGTTGATTACAATGTGAAGATCCGCGTCAAGCCGGATGGCACGGGCGTCGAGCTTGCCAACGTCAAGATGTCGATGAACCCGTTCGACGAGATCTCGGTGGAAGAGGCGCTGCGGCTGAAGGAAGCCGGCAAGGCTGAGGAAGTGGTCGTCGTGTCGATCGGTCCGGCCAAGGCCGAAGAGACGCTGCGCACCGCGCTCGCCATGGGTGCTGACCGGGCGATCCTGGTCGAGACCGACGAGACGGTCGAGCCGCTTGCCGTGGCCAAGATCCTCAAGGGCGTGGCAGCCGCCGAACAGCCGGGCCTGATCATCGTCGGCAAGCAGGCGATCGACGACGACTCGAACCAGACCGGCCAGATGCTCGCCGCGCTGTTGGGCTCTGCCCAGGCAACCTTTGCCTCGAAGATCGAGATTACCGACGGTAAAGCGACCGTCACCCGCGAAGTCGATGGCGGCCTGCAGACGATCGACATCAAGCTGCCGGCCGTCGTCACCACCGACCTGCGCTTGAACGAGCCCCGCTACGCCTCGCTGCCGAACATCATGAAGGCGAAGAAGAAGCCGCTCGACAGACAAAGCCCTTCCGACTTCGGCGTTTCCACCACCCCGCGGCTGAAGGTGCTGAAGACCGAAGAGCCAAGTGGCCGCAAGGCAGGCGTCAAGGTCAAGTCGGTCGCCGAGCTCGTCGAGAAACTCAGGACCGAAGCCGGCGTCCTCTAA
- a CDS encoding electron transfer flavoprotein subunit alpha/FixB family protein, with protein MAILLLADHDNASLSDQTAKALTAARQIGGDVTILVAGKGAKAAADAAAKLSGVSKVLLAESDELANNLAEPLADLIVSLAGSYDTIIAAATSTGKNVAPRVAALLDVAQVSEIIEVVAPDTFKRPIYAGNAIQTVQVTDAKKVLTVRTASFAAAATSGSAPVEAIPAVSDPGLSTFVKDALSASDRPELTSARIIISGGRALGSAEKFRQVILPLADKLGAAVGASRAAVDAGYAPNDWQVGQTGKVVAPELYIAVGISGAIQHLAGMKDSKVIVAINKDEEAPIFQVADYGLVADLFEALPELQKAL; from the coding sequence ATGGCCATTCTGCTTCTGGCTGACCACGACAATGCAAGCCTTTCCGACCAGACCGCCAAGGCGCTGACCGCTGCCCGCCAGATCGGCGGCGATGTCACCATCCTGGTTGCCGGCAAGGGTGCCAAGGCTGCCGCCGATGCCGCTGCCAAGCTTTCCGGCGTCTCCAAGGTGCTGCTGGCCGAAAGCGACGAGCTTGCCAACAATCTGGCCGAGCCGCTGGCCGACCTGATCGTTTCGCTCGCCGGCAGCTACGACACGATCATTGCGGCTGCGACCTCGACCGGCAAGAACGTCGCTCCGCGCGTTGCCGCCCTCCTCGATGTGGCGCAGGTGTCGGAAATCATCGAAGTCGTCGCGCCTGACACCTTCAAGCGGCCGATCTATGCCGGCAACGCCATCCAGACGGTGCAGGTAACCGATGCCAAGAAGGTGCTCACCGTGCGCACCGCCTCCTTCGCTGCTGCGGCGACCAGCGGTTCGGCTCCGGTCGAGGCAATCCCGGCCGTTTCCGATCCGGGTCTTTCGACCTTCGTCAAGGACGCGCTGTCGGCTTCCGACCGCCCGGAGCTGACGTCGGCAAGGATCATCATCTCCGGCGGCCGCGCACTCGGCTCGGCCGAGAAGTTCAGGCAAGTCATCCTGCCGCTCGCCGACAAGCTCGGAGCGGCCGTCGGCGCAAGCCGTGCGGCCGTCGATGCCGGCTATGCGCCGAACGACTGGCAGGTCGGCCAGACCGGCAAGGTCGTCGCCCCTGAACTCTACATCGCGGTCGGCATTTCCGGTGCCATCCAGCACCTTGCCGGCATGAAGGACTCAAAGGTCATCGTCGCCATCAACAAGGACGAGGAGGCCCCGATCTTCCAGGTCGCCGACTACGGCCTCGTCGCCGATCTCTTCGAGGCCCTGCCGGAACTGCAGAAAGCTCTTTAA